In a single window of the Patagioenas fasciata isolate bPatFas1 chromosome 22, bPatFas1.hap1, whole genome shotgun sequence genome:
- the LOC139825474 gene encoding feather keratin Cos1-2-like yields MNLSENYYFHKGFLGLRQCRTPIKGSPTLSSLIHFFHLLLLGNQVSLCPRDMSCCNPCLPCQPCGPTPLANSCNEPCCRQCQSSIIAIQPSPVVVTLPGPILSSFPQNTVVGSSTSAAVGSILSCEGVPINSGGFDLSCITSRYCGNRCRPC; encoded by the exons ATGAActtgtcagaaaattattacttccaCAAAGGGTTCTTGGGCCTGAGGCAGTGCAGGACTCCTATAAAAGGCAGCCCAACTCTCTCctctctcatccacttctttCACCTCCTTCTCCTTGGGAATCAG GTGAGCCTCTGTCCCAGAGACATGTCCTGCTGCAACCCAtgtctgccctgccagccctgtggcccgaccccgctggccaacagctgcaatgagccctgttgcaggcagtgccagagctccatCATCGCCATCCagccctcccctgtggtggtgaccctgcctggccccatcctcagctccttccctcagaacaccgttgtgggctcctccacctctgctgctgttggcagcatcctcagctgtgagggagtgcccatcaactctgggggctttgatctctcctgcattaccagccgctactgtggCAACAGATGTCGCCCCTGCTAA